In a genomic window of Microterricola viridarii:
- a CDS encoding YciI family protein: protein MTKYLISFPSGAMDFPDAELQAVSDATHAVAEEAKAAGVWVFGGAIDESAPPVLVEGDGTVTAGTYPQTAQLDGGFSVLELPSREAALEWAAKFAVSCRCAQEVRAFLYDPAS, encoded by the coding sequence ATGACGAAATACCTGATCTCGTTCCCGAGCGGTGCCATGGATTTTCCCGACGCAGAGCTGCAAGCGGTCTCGGATGCGACGCACGCCGTGGCCGAGGAGGCGAAGGCTGCCGGTGTCTGGGTGTTCGGCGGTGCGATCGACGAGAGCGCTCCGCCGGTCCTGGTGGAGGGGGACGGCACGGTGACGGCGGGCACCTACCCTCAGACGGCGCAGCTCGATGGCGGCTTCTCGGTGCTGGAGTTGCCCTCCCGTGAGGCGGCCCTCGAGTGGGCCGCGAAGTTCGCGGTGTCCTGCCGATGCGCGCAGGAGGTGCGCGCGTTCCTCTACGACCCCGCCAGCTGA
- a CDS encoding DUF1801 domain-containing protein produces the protein MSEQGDPQPRSPASGPGAQAQADGSWTLPEAMTGRASPAKAAVGDKPVFAYIASLPQPQRGIAEAIDALAAQTLPGLQRSVKWGMSYYGVGDGWCFCVGGFAGHVKLMFVNGTALDPVPPVTPVGMGKSTRGVELASAADIDERQIAEWMRQVTSVPGVGGKKR, from the coding sequence ATGAGCGAGCAGGGAGATCCGCAACCGCGCAGTCCAGCATCCGGCCCCGGTGCTCAGGCACAGGCCGACGGCTCCTGGACGCTGCCAGAGGCGATGACCGGCAGGGCCAGCCCGGCGAAGGCCGCGGTCGGCGACAAACCGGTCTTCGCCTACATCGCCAGCCTGCCGCAGCCGCAGCGCGGCATCGCCGAGGCGATTGATGCGCTGGCGGCCCAGACACTGCCGGGGCTGCAGCGCTCCGTGAAGTGGGGCATGTCGTACTACGGCGTCGGCGACGGCTGGTGCTTCTGCGTTGGCGGCTTCGCCGGCCACGTCAAGCTCATGTTCGTCAACGGCACGGCGCTGGACCCGGTGCCGCCGGTTACACCGGTGGGCATGGGCAAGTCGACGCGGGGCGTGGAACTCGCCTCGGCGGCCGACATTGACGAGCGCCAGATCGCGGAGTGGATGAGGCAAGTCACGTCCGTGCCGGGCGTCGGGGGCAAGAAGCGCTGA
- a CDS encoding HEAT repeat domain-containing protein has product MERSDGWLSDADFEPRPERIDPEKDSFSADEAPILADLRAAGFEFDSVDALRESGTRSVDAIPILVGWLPRIENSRVKMSVVRALSVSWARPAANKPLVAEFIRDAPGDPFAGWLIGSALSVTADSSIVEQLVELLGTPRYGMARQMLPYALARCRDARVVPALLAALPDDQVRAQTIDALATVKAAGIRDRIEPYLEDPSSLVRRLAKKALLKLPT; this is encoded by the coding sequence ATGGAGAGATCCGACGGATGGCTGTCGGACGCTGACTTCGAGCCGAGGCCAGAACGGATCGACCCGGAGAAGGACAGCTTCTCTGCGGATGAAGCGCCCATCCTGGCGGACCTCCGCGCTGCGGGCTTCGAGTTCGACTCCGTCGACGCACTGCGGGAATCGGGAACGCGCTCTGTGGATGCCATCCCCATCCTCGTCGGCTGGCTGCCCCGGATCGAGAACTCCCGCGTGAAGATGAGCGTCGTTCGCGCCCTCTCCGTCTCGTGGGCACGACCCGCGGCGAACAAGCCGTTGGTGGCCGAGTTCATTCGAGACGCGCCGGGTGACCCCTTCGCTGGTTGGCTGATCGGCAGCGCACTCTCGGTGACTGCCGACTCCTCTATCGTGGAGCAGCTCGTCGAGCTCCTCGGCACCCCGCGATACGGGATGGCCCGGCAAATGCTCCCCTATGCCCTTGCCAGGTGCCGCGACGCCCGGGTCGTGCCGGCCCTGCTGGCGGCTCTCCCCGATGACCAGGTTCGAGCCCAGACGATTGACGCGCTGGCCACGGTCAAAGCGGCCGGCATCCGCGATCGAATCGAACCGTACCTCGAGGACCCGAGTTCGCTGGTCCGCCGCCTGGCGAAGAAGGCGCTGCTGAAGCTCCCCACCTGA
- a CDS encoding GTPase family protein — protein sequence MTDEIQFEETFREKFQEQAKAMGRFNLAIFGKTGVGKSTLVNAVFGEEVAPTGIGEPVTMNNHLYLHKSGFMGLVDTRGLEIGKDTDELIEELSSYVKEMRNGSESEHVHVAWYCVRATDRRFEDTEAEFVRRLHKLGLPVLLVLTQVTSRNGEYHHDAIELAAHISGLGLPIAGGQPILVMADGDEFTGQVEHGLKTLLDATFRVVPEGVAAALAAAQKVDMARKRKDAHTAVQAAAVSALAVGVVPIPLADAALLVPIQLAMMARVAAIYGLKLDTAAIASTAITTVLVAGGKSAVVGLTKLVPGAGTIVGGAISAGVASTLTLATGFAWAAVCQELTLGRLRGVGGAIDSTLIHELFRVQYAAWFENANSRVAASGSSSTPE from the coding sequence ATGACGGATGAAATTCAGTTTGAAGAGACGTTCCGCGAGAAGTTTCAGGAGCAGGCGAAAGCCATGGGCCGCTTCAATCTCGCAATTTTCGGCAAGACTGGTGTCGGAAAATCCACTCTCGTCAATGCAGTGTTTGGCGAAGAAGTAGCACCTACGGGTATCGGCGAACCCGTCACCATGAACAATCACCTCTACCTCCATAAGTCCGGTTTCATGGGGCTAGTCGATACCCGAGGCCTCGAGATCGGCAAGGACACCGATGAGCTCATTGAGGAGCTCAGTTCTTACGTGAAGGAAATGCGCAATGGATCCGAATCTGAGCATGTCCACGTCGCTTGGTACTGTGTGCGGGCCACAGACCGCCGGTTCGAAGATACCGAGGCCGAGTTCGTTCGGCGTCTCCACAAGCTTGGCTTGCCGGTTCTTCTCGTCTTGACCCAAGTCACCTCACGGAACGGGGAGTATCACCACGACGCTATCGAACTCGCAGCACACATCTCAGGGTTGGGCCTGCCCATCGCGGGCGGGCAACCAATTTTGGTGATGGCGGATGGGGACGAATTTACCGGGCAGGTGGAACACGGGTTAAAGACGCTGCTCGATGCCACCTTTCGCGTTGTCCCAGAAGGCGTTGCCGCGGCCCTTGCTGCGGCTCAGAAAGTTGACATGGCGCGAAAGCGCAAAGACGCTCATACCGCAGTTCAAGCCGCCGCGGTCTCGGCTTTAGCCGTGGGAGTTGTTCCCATTCCCTTGGCGGATGCTGCACTGCTAGTTCCGATTCAGCTGGCCATGATGGCACGAGTCGCTGCGATTTACGGATTGAAACTTGATACGGCCGCCATTGCTTCTACGGCAATCACAACAGTGCTGGTTGCCGGCGGGAAGAGCGCGGTTGTCGGTCTCACAAAGCTGGTTCCTGGAGCGGGCACAATCGTTGGTGGAGCGATTTCTGCTGGCGTGGCGAGTACTCTCACTCTCGCAACTGGCTTTGCTTGGGCGGCGGTCTGCCAAGAGCTCACGCTTGGCAGGTTGAGAGGCGTCGGTGGTGCCATCGATAGCACGCTCATTCACGAGCTCTTCAGAGTCCAGTACGCCGCATGGTTCGAGAACGCCAACAGCCGGGTGGCTGCCAGCGGTTCGAGTTCGACACCAGAATGA
- a CDS encoding GIY-YIG nuclease family protein produces MDPILLAPLLPPELDPTQCKLHCAVYNGEAFPIDVLANDPDEWRRWNSWRNVNDDFNRQFIFSLAQDRSDPTLWLFGGIWEVVGRRPEPRQHSYDVVLRKDLMGPFIKRLYVRLALAGRNRRRNMEACLSDMTVSMIAEEPFDGDPFPGHDRINHSLAEIQAIVKQGRPDWRIALEHMKGVYVIHDEATGEPYVGSAYGDTGIWQRWSQYALTLHGDNVGLKAHLAAKGEEYFRDTMRFALLEFWSMRTDDQHVIDRETYWKGVLLSRSLGHNRN; encoded by the coding sequence ATGGATCCGATCTTGCTCGCACCGCTGCTACCGCCAGAGTTGGACCCGACCCAGTGCAAGCTCCACTGCGCCGTCTACAACGGTGAGGCATTTCCGATCGACGTCCTCGCGAACGACCCTGATGAGTGGCGACGGTGGAACTCGTGGCGCAATGTCAACGACGACTTCAACCGACAGTTCATCTTCTCGCTCGCGCAGGATCGAAGTGACCCGACACTCTGGCTGTTCGGTGGGATTTGGGAAGTCGTGGGACGCCGCCCTGAGCCCCGGCAACACTCCTACGACGTCGTTCTTCGCAAGGACCTCATGGGTCCGTTTATCAAGAGGCTGTACGTGCGCTTGGCACTCGCGGGTCGAAACCGTCGCCGGAACATGGAAGCGTGTCTCAGCGACATGACTGTCTCCATGATTGCTGAGGAGCCATTCGACGGTGACCCGTTCCCGGGGCACGACCGCATCAATCACTCCCTGGCCGAGATCCAAGCGATAGTGAAGCAGGGGCGACCTGACTGGCGGATCGCCTTGGAGCATATGAAGGGCGTTTACGTCATCCACGACGAGGCAACGGGCGAGCCCTACGTCGGCTCGGCTTATGGCGATACAGGGATCTGGCAACGATGGTCCCAGTACGCCCTCACACTCCATGGTGACAACGTCGGGCTGAAGGCACACCTCGCCGCGAAGGGTGAGGAGTACTTCCGCGACACGATGCGGTTCGCTCTGCTGGAGTTTTGGTCGATGCGAACCGACGACCAGCACGTCATTGACCGCGAAACCTATTGGAAGGGAGTCCTGCTCTCCAGGTCGCTGGGCCACAACAGGAACTAG
- the pdxY gene encoding pyridoxal kinase PdxY codes for MKILSIQSAVAHGHVGNSAAVFPLQRIGVEVLPVNTVNFSNHTGYGAWRGSLIAPEDVHDVILGIEERGVLPQIDVVLSGYQGGTGIGDVIVDAVRRVKAANPSAIYACDPVMGNAKSGCFVAPEIPVLLRDRVVPVADIITPNQFELGFLTGTEPTTVESTLDSVDLARAMGPSTVLVTSVERPDREPGTIEMLAVDAAGAWIVQTPHLPFKANGSGDVTAALFSAHYRATGDAAVALERTASSVFDLIELTHQSGERELQLVQAQDAYAHPRMQFTAQRVR; via the coding sequence GTGAAGATTCTCTCGATTCAGTCTGCCGTCGCCCATGGCCACGTTGGCAACTCAGCGGCGGTGTTCCCTCTCCAGCGCATCGGAGTCGAGGTGCTGCCGGTCAACACGGTGAACTTCTCCAATCACACGGGGTATGGCGCGTGGCGCGGCTCCCTCATCGCGCCGGAGGATGTTCACGACGTGATCCTCGGCATCGAAGAACGTGGTGTGCTCCCCCAGATCGACGTCGTGCTCTCGGGCTACCAGGGCGGCACCGGGATCGGCGACGTCATCGTGGATGCGGTGCGGCGGGTGAAGGCGGCGAACCCCTCGGCCATCTACGCGTGTGACCCGGTGATGGGCAACGCGAAGTCCGGGTGCTTCGTGGCGCCCGAGATCCCCGTCCTGCTGCGGGATCGCGTGGTTCCCGTGGCCGACATCATCACTCCGAACCAGTTCGAGCTGGGATTCCTCACCGGCACCGAGCCGACGACGGTGGAGTCAACGCTCGACTCCGTCGACCTCGCCCGGGCGATGGGGCCCAGCACCGTTCTCGTGACAAGCGTGGAGCGCCCCGACCGCGAGCCCGGCACCATCGAGATGCTCGCGGTGGATGCCGCAGGCGCGTGGATCGTGCAGACTCCGCATCTGCCGTTCAAGGCGAACGGATCGGGTGACGTCACCGCGGCGCTCTTCTCGGCGCACTACCGCGCGACTGGCGACGCCGCTGTGGCACTGGAACGGACCGCGTCCAGCGTGTTCGACCTCATTGAGCTGACGCATCAGTCGGGAGAGCGAGAACTGCAGCTCGTGCAGGCGCAGGACGCCTACGCTCATCCGCGGATGCAGTTCACCGCCCAGCGCGTGCGCTAG
- a CDS encoding histidine phosphatase family protein has translation MSVIDPLPNHPAPDNPTGKLILLRHGETEWSKQGKHTGLTDIPLTARGEDLARGAGRLVAGYDFSLVLTSPLQRARHTAELAGLDAEVDPFLVEWDYGGYEGRTTREIRSELGYNWSAFTHGVIRGDTPGETVEEVAARASRVLTRVLPAMEEGDVALVAHGHFLRILTAVYLRLAPRFGAQITLDAGSVSVLSYYREQPAILSWNYGPELPMVPSES, from the coding sequence ATGTCCGTCATCGACCCGCTGCCCAACCATCCCGCTCCGGACAACCCGACAGGGAAGCTGATTCTCCTGCGCCACGGGGAGACGGAGTGGTCGAAGCAGGGGAAACACACAGGGCTCACGGACATCCCGCTCACGGCCCGGGGAGAGGACCTGGCCCGCGGTGCGGGCCGGCTCGTGGCCGGATACGATTTCTCGCTCGTGCTGACCTCGCCCCTGCAGCGTGCGCGGCACACCGCTGAGCTCGCGGGCCTGGATGCCGAGGTCGACCCGTTTCTCGTCGAGTGGGACTACGGCGGGTACGAGGGCCGCACGACGCGCGAAATCCGCAGCGAGCTCGGCTACAACTGGAGCGCATTCACCCACGGCGTGATCCGCGGCGACACGCCCGGTGAGACGGTCGAGGAGGTCGCCGCCCGCGCATCGCGCGTGCTCACGCGCGTGCTGCCCGCGATGGAGGAGGGAGATGTCGCCCTGGTCGCACACGGCCATTTCCTGCGCATTCTGACAGCCGTGTACCTGAGATTGGCCCCGCGATTCGGTGCGCAAATCACGCTGGACGCCGGATCGGTCTCCGTGCTCAGCTACTACCGCGAGCAGCCGGCCATCCTGTCGTGGAACTACGGACCCGAACTGCCAATGGTGCCCTCAGAGAGCTAG
- a CDS encoding SRPBCC domain-containing protein, with protein MSDHARVKGHIVTRTVHIEASRAQVWKALTDPAEMAKWFGDSVEFAALEPGATGSIDWDGYGSFPIEITEVAPDASFGFRWSGIPAEKLDEYSTHVRFTISDAGTGTDVTVIESGFDTLPGGTRYRRERLDQNREGWDVELDELVLLLEGVTQ; from the coding sequence GTGTCTGATCACGCAAGAGTCAAAGGCCACATTGTGACCCGCACCGTGCACATCGAGGCCTCGCGCGCGCAGGTCTGGAAGGCGCTGACTGACCCCGCGGAAATGGCCAAATGGTTCGGAGACAGTGTGGAGTTCGCCGCGCTCGAGCCCGGTGCTACCGGCAGCATTGACTGGGACGGCTACGGCAGCTTCCCGATCGAAATCACCGAAGTGGCGCCCGACGCCTCGTTCGGCTTCCGTTGGTCGGGAATCCCCGCCGAAAAGCTCGACGAGTACTCGACGCATGTACGCTTCACAATCTCCGATGCTGGCACCGGGACGGATGTCACGGTGATCGAATCGGGCTTCGACACACTCCCCGGCGGTACCCGCTACCGTCGCGAACGTCTTGACCAGAACCGAGAGGGCTGGGACGTCGAACTCGACGAGCTGGTGCTCCTTCTCGAGGGTGTCACCCAGTAG
- a CDS encoding NucA/NucB deoxyribonuclease domain-containing protein has translation MMTTKPAPHVRCDNTLPGVGPGCVIPGVMTGAAYYSMTQFLTFGARVAGAHASGLPGGLPIGVDRNPLYRMVNTPLQNLYRETVCPRSRPQLSGLSCDEYPFASTYQGASKGGGTVRTRDWCQKTFSGVPSTGSVG, from the coding sequence ATGATGACCACCAAGCCGGCACCGCATGTGCGCTGCGACAACACCCTCCCCGGTGTTGGGCCGGGATGCGTGATTCCTGGTGTCATGACTGGCGCCGCCTATTACTCGATGACGCAGTTCCTGACGTTCGGGGCGCGCGTAGCAGGAGCTCACGCATCCGGACTGCCCGGTGGGCTTCCAATCGGGGTGGACCGGAACCCGCTCTACCGGATGGTGAACACCCCGCTGCAGAACCTCTACCGGGAGACCGTGTGCCCGCGCAGCCGGCCTCAGCTATCGGGGTTGTCATGCGACGAGTACCCCTTTGCGTCCACTTATCAAGGGGCGTCAAAAGGCGGTGGTACTGTGCGAACCAGGGACTGGTGCCAGAAAACGTTTTCTGGTGTCCCGTCAACGGGTTCGGTCGGATAG
- a CDS encoding AAA family ATPase, with the protein MSNVPIRRLMVSDFRRLEGTRELPLDAPIVLIHGPNGTGKTSVLSALELALTGGIRSMERQSDRYRAHLPFLGQSYATVRADVADYLQGGTPATPLTVNGARLEGTPAFNAAAATFYAERCYLDQASLGRLLDLYQAREGNEQTALEKFVNELLGLEKLDALRGGLSDSNDFRLFKKLAVGVDEADREAKAAATQLKEQTSLRTELRTEVADARAATRETVAGLDRGTTDEGSDLDLLEFVRSALNDDAIRAEFAAAAALHQELVAFGGRISALVERPTRQRIEETHNALAGATADKKAWEATSGGKVLAWETAAQASGVNLRSEPRIAVEQATRLAFQDLKDASNMRAQAESVGMQLEADRAGLDALQMRLADAHELSSALVEGLAAVRSVIDDSNTCPVCDRDFAEIGHHSLLTHIDTKLAELTSHGQQLVDLRSERDQLAARISRLEIEHTQLMARLLTTDQQQAAEQRHATLVELTAQVGEIEAAKSIGTNLTRRVGDLQLSLDDLEAATSEENHISSELARYAAILGISAVPKFDSFQTASEELLETAKAEVARITDKADRYRKANVDAARLVAALEHESAAGQRLAEIAEHKKLWDDRLAEAKRRQVVAKQVHEAATQARTNVVHRVFTDSLNEVWKTVFTRLAPNEGFIPSFGIPSATKKTFDIKLETTHRNGEASGPPQMMLSAGNLNTAALSLFLALHLAVDPLVPCLVFDDPVQAMDEVHVAQFAALIRLLSKQNDRQVIIAVHERELFDYLTLELSPAYEGDELITIELGERATEGDQGITRHLWAPDIAIAN; encoded by the coding sequence ATGAGTAACGTCCCCATCCGACGCTTGATGGTCTCCGACTTTCGGCGCTTAGAAGGCACCCGGGAGCTGCCTCTCGATGCACCCATAGTTCTCATCCACGGCCCAAACGGCACAGGAAAGACTAGCGTTCTGTCTGCGCTCGAACTCGCCTTGACCGGTGGTATTCGTAGCATGGAACGTCAATCCGATCGCTACCGAGCGCACCTACCGTTCCTCGGACAGTCCTACGCGACCGTTCGAGCCGACGTCGCCGACTATCTGCAAGGCGGAACGCCCGCTACCCCGCTGACCGTGAACGGCGCGCGCTTGGAAGGTACCCCGGCCTTCAACGCCGCCGCCGCGACGTTCTACGCTGAACGGTGCTACCTAGACCAGGCATCGCTGGGTCGCCTCCTGGACCTTTACCAAGCCCGCGAAGGTAACGAACAGACCGCGCTCGAGAAGTTCGTGAACGAGCTCCTTGGTCTTGAGAAGCTGGACGCACTTCGAGGCGGGCTTAGCGATTCAAATGACTTCAGGCTCTTCAAGAAACTTGCGGTCGGCGTCGACGAGGCCGACCGCGAAGCGAAGGCCGCAGCGACACAACTCAAGGAACAGACCTCTCTGCGAACTGAGCTCCGGACGGAGGTCGCCGATGCGCGGGCCGCGACCCGCGAGACCGTCGCTGGACTCGATCGTGGAACGACTGACGAAGGCTCTGATCTGGACCTTCTTGAGTTCGTCCGGTCGGCGCTCAACGACGATGCCATCCGTGCCGAGTTTGCCGCCGCTGCAGCGCTCCATCAGGAACTTGTGGCCTTTGGCGGTCGCATCTCGGCGCTGGTCGAACGCCCGACCCGGCAACGAATCGAGGAGACCCACAATGCGTTGGCGGGCGCAACCGCCGACAAGAAGGCGTGGGAGGCCACGAGCGGGGGGAAGGTCCTGGCTTGGGAAACGGCAGCCCAGGCTTCTGGTGTAAACCTGCGCAGTGAACCGCGTATCGCCGTCGAGCAGGCCACGAGACTGGCCTTCCAGGATCTGAAAGATGCCTCCAATATGCGGGCGCAGGCGGAATCGGTCGGCATGCAACTGGAGGCCGACCGAGCTGGGTTGGACGCGCTTCAGATGCGACTCGCCGATGCTCATGAGCTTTCAAGTGCCCTCGTCGAAGGCTTAGCTGCAGTCCGAAGCGTCATCGACGATAGCAACACGTGCCCGGTCTGCGACCGGGACTTCGCCGAAATCGGTCACCACAGCCTTCTTACGCACATCGACACGAAGCTGGCTGAGCTCACAAGTCACGGACAGCAACTTGTCGACCTGCGGAGTGAGCGCGATCAACTTGCGGCACGGATTTCTCGGCTGGAAATCGAACACACCCAACTCATGGCCCGGCTCCTAACTACCGACCAGCAGCAGGCCGCCGAGCAGCGTCACGCAACCCTTGTTGAGCTCACCGCCCAAGTCGGAGAAATCGAAGCCGCCAAGTCCATTGGGACGAACCTCACTCGACGCGTGGGTGACCTTCAACTATCACTCGATGACCTTGAAGCCGCAACTTCAGAAGAGAACCACATCAGCAGTGAGCTCGCCAGGTACGCGGCCATTCTGGGAATCTCCGCGGTTCCGAAATTTGATTCGTTCCAGACGGCTTCGGAGGAACTGCTCGAAACCGCCAAAGCTGAAGTCGCCCGCATCACCGACAAGGCAGACCGATACCGGAAAGCAAACGTCGACGCGGCTCGCCTCGTCGCCGCGCTCGAACATGAATCCGCCGCTGGTCAACGCCTCGCCGAAATCGCTGAACACAAGAAGCTATGGGACGACCGTCTCGCTGAAGCGAAGCGCCGCCAAGTTGTAGCGAAGCAGGTCCACGAAGCCGCAACACAGGCACGCACCAACGTCGTCCACCGCGTCTTCACCGATTCCCTCAACGAAGTCTGGAAGACCGTTTTCACCAGGCTCGCCCCGAACGAAGGGTTTATCCCAAGCTTCGGTATCCCCAGTGCAACAAAGAAGACGTTCGACATCAAGCTGGAGACCACCCACCGCAATGGCGAAGCCAGCGGCCCGCCTCAAATGATGCTGTCTGCGGGCAACCTGAATACTGCAGCACTGTCCCTGTTCCTCGCACTCCATCTCGCCGTTGACCCTCTCGTCCCGTGCCTCGTCTTCGATGACCCCGTGCAAGCTATGGACGAAGTGCATGTGGCACAGTTCGCTGCCCTCATCCGCCTCCTTTCGAAGCAGAACGACCGGCAAGTCATCATCGCCGTCCACGAACGCGAGCTGTTTGACTACCTAACTCTCGAGCTCAGCCCTGCCTACGAAGGCGATGAGCTCATCACCATTGAACTCGGTGAACGCGCGACCGAGGGAGACCAAGGCATCACTCGGCACCTTTGGGCGCCAGACATCGCAATAGCCAACTAA
- a CDS encoding SIR2 family protein — translation MPAVLERFGSTFSEFTAAFHEGQYVLWLGSGISRDRVPNVYVLLERVVEHLRSKIVNDDADCEYRAALSEVLRLAGLGREELESVDFSMPAEDWPLRDRILSTLVTNYSRVLDVLVGDDKPEDYLVWTGLDVPNTYGSPDLEPDVEHYCIAILMLEGLVASAVTANWDGLLEKALGELTPAFGSLVRVAVKPDDFRMTGPRIEVIKFHGCAVRARDEEPEYRDLLIARESQISRWTEQPENRSMRKHLEVLYTDRLTLMLGLSAQDANLHTVFAGAIQDLARPWPASPPAVVLSEEHLESYHRNLLKITYGSNHQGNAGVIAESALLGAYGKSTLLALVLSSLTEKLSMLVEHEIERVWGSAAVRQLQTDLLGLRDLAASHADPDDPESLEHSAIVEFQREFAARLIDLTNLGLTVFRAGRMPTAGGGRYVPLSDRPIAQAVLNADYPSKQFGRLGVALALIGRGLASGHWSAVQGDSRAAGDGVVRLVTGQRNARVFFVKDSTTLTELELEGSFDDSDEDVLIVIADTEPPAQTRSPKSRFGRDGKASAGRFSVASSIADTASPDDLYEAFKLAGGF, via the coding sequence GTGCCAGCCGTTCTCGAACGGTTCGGCTCGACCTTTTCCGAGTTCACCGCCGCCTTCCACGAAGGCCAATACGTTCTGTGGCTTGGTTCGGGCATCTCTCGCGACAGGGTGCCGAATGTCTATGTGCTCCTCGAACGTGTTGTGGAGCACCTCCGGTCGAAGATCGTAAATGACGACGCGGATTGTGAGTACCGCGCCGCGCTCAGCGAGGTTTTGCGCCTCGCCGGGCTGGGGCGCGAAGAGCTGGAGAGCGTCGATTTTTCGATGCCGGCCGAGGACTGGCCATTGCGCGATCGCATCCTCTCAACGCTGGTCACGAACTACTCGCGTGTTCTCGATGTGCTCGTGGGCGATGACAAGCCCGAGGACTATTTAGTCTGGACGGGCCTCGACGTCCCGAACACGTATGGGTCACCGGACCTTGAGCCTGATGTGGAGCACTACTGCATCGCGATCCTTATGCTGGAGGGGCTGGTCGCGTCGGCGGTCACCGCGAACTGGGATGGGCTCCTTGAGAAGGCACTGGGCGAACTGACTCCGGCGTTTGGCTCGCTTGTCCGGGTTGCTGTGAAGCCGGACGATTTCCGCATGACCGGGCCGCGTATCGAAGTCATCAAGTTCCATGGCTGTGCGGTTCGTGCCCGAGATGAAGAGCCCGAGTATCGGGATTTGCTCATCGCACGTGAATCACAGATTTCGAGGTGGACTGAGCAGCCGGAGAATCGGTCGATGCGTAAGCACCTCGAGGTGTTGTACACGGACCGGTTGACGTTGATGCTTGGTCTATCGGCGCAGGATGCCAACCTCCATACGGTGTTCGCAGGAGCCATCCAGGATTTGGCTCGGCCGTGGCCAGCGTCACCGCCTGCGGTTGTGCTCAGCGAGGAGCACCTGGAGTCTTATCACCGGAATCTTCTCAAGATTACGTATGGCTCGAATCACCAGGGGAACGCCGGCGTCATTGCAGAGTCCGCCCTTCTGGGCGCGTACGGTAAATCAACATTGTTGGCCTTGGTCTTGTCGTCGCTCACCGAGAAGCTAAGCATGTTGGTTGAGCATGAAATCGAGCGGGTCTGGGGTTCGGCAGCCGTGCGGCAGTTGCAGACGGATCTACTTGGCCTCCGCGATTTGGCAGCCAGCCATGCTGACCCCGACGACCCAGAATCGCTCGAACACTCGGCGATTGTGGAGTTTCAGCGAGAGTTCGCTGCCCGCCTTATCGACTTAACCAACTTGGGACTGACTGTCTTTCGTGCGGGCAGGATGCCGACTGCCGGTGGCGGGCGATATGTACCGCTGTCCGATCGCCCCATCGCACAGGCGGTTCTGAACGCAGATTACCCTTCGAAACAGTTCGGGCGGCTCGGCGTCGCGCTGGCGTTAATTGGTCGCGGACTTGCATCGGGGCACTGGTCAGCTGTGCAGGGCGATAGTAGGGCAGCCGGCGATGGTGTCGTTCGTCTGGTTACTGGTCAACGAAACGCCCGTGTGTTCTTTGTGAAGGACTCCACGACGTTGACGGAGCTTGAGCTGGAGGGTTCGTTCGACGACAGCGATGAGGATGTGCTGATCGTCATCGCAGATACAGAGCCCCCGGCGCAGACCCGGTCACCGAAATCTCGCTTCGGTCGTGATGGCAAGGCTAGCGCCGGACGGTTCAGCGTCGCATCTAGCATCGCTGACACGGCATCACCTGATGACTTGTATGAGGCGTTCAAACTTGCCGGAGGGTTCTGA